Proteins encoded within one genomic window of Pristis pectinata isolate sPriPec2 chromosome 5, sPriPec2.1.pri, whole genome shotgun sequence:
- the znf622 gene encoding cytoplasmic 60S subunit biogenesis factor ZNF622 — protein sequence MSSYTCITCRVAFADTEIQRSHYKTDWHRYNLKRKVADMPPVTAENFQERMLAQRAAMEELNKGTATDCTTCDKKFATFNAYKNHLKSKKHLDAEKKTTGIANRELERLNAKNLEKGLSEERMSKDALNRAIQQAVKTQLSPSTKKRTINPTTGGTNAGVSKKRPDKPPRLLWLEQQAKKMGHDESSEEEEEDVVMEDEGDGEWEDMDSEVEDELEEDGETEVGKELRVDSPTAAFPIMDCLFCSHHSRTLLRNVNHMTKAHGFFIPDIEYLVDLRGLIKYLGEKVAVGNICLWCNEKGRSFYSLEAVQAHMVDSSHCKLFTDGDAAIEFADFYDFSGSYPDHNGEDVVMKTTEVTGRNLEYNEETMELVLPSGARIGHRSLLRYYKQHFGTSRAVAVTGTRRVLGRLLQQYKALGWTSELAKAASQRKERDMQYVQRMKSKWMLKTAMSNNATKQMHFRPQVIF from the exons ATGTCTTCCTACACCTGCATAACATGCCGCGTGGCATTTGCTGATACTGAGATTCAGAGATCACACTACAAAACCGACTGGCACAGGTATAACTTGAAGCGTAAAGTAGCAGACATGCCTCCAGTCACAGCTGAGAACTTCCAAGAACGCATGCTGGCCCAGAGAGCGGCTATGGAAGAGCTGAACAAGGGGACTGCTACAGACTGCACAACCTGTGACAAGAAATTTGCCACATTCAATGCCTACAAGAACCATTTGAAGTCAAAGAAACACCTCGACGCAGAAAAGAAGACCACCGGAATTGCAAATAGGGAGCTGGAAAGACTTAACGCAAAAAATCTGGAAAAGGGGttgagtgaagagagaatgagtaAGGATGCGTTGAATAGAGCCATTCAGCAAGCTGTGAAGACCCAGCTTTCACCCTCAACAAAGAAGAGGACCATTAACCCAACAACTGGTGGCACTAATGCAGGTGTGAGTAAGAAAAGGCCTGACAAGCCTCCTCGGTTACTTTGGTTGGAACAACAAGCCAAGAAAATGGGACATGATGAATcctcagaggaggaggaggaggatgtggtGATGGAAGATGAGGGTGATG GTGAGTGGGAGGATATGGACTCTGAGGTGGAAGATGAATTAGAAGAAGATGGGGAGACCGAAGTTGGTAAAGAGCTGAGGGTGGACTCTCCGACTGCTGCCTTTCCAATCATGGACTGCTTgttctgctcccaccactctcgTACTCTGTTAAGAAATGTGAATCATATGACAAAGGCCCATGGTTTCTTTATTCCTGATATTGAATATTTAGTGGATCTAAGGGGGCTGATAAAATATTTGG GAGAAAAGGTTGCCGTAGGAAATATCTGCCTGTGGTGCAATGAGAAGGGACGGTCCTTTTACTCACTCGAAGCTGTCCAGGCTCACATGGTTGACagcagtcactgtaaattgttcacAGATGGTGATGCTGCTATTGAATTTGCAGACTTCTATGATTTCAG TGGAAGTTATCCTGATCACAATGGAGAAGATGTTGTAATGAAAACTACAGAGGTAACTGGTAGGAATCTGGAATATAATGAAGAAACAATGGAGCTTGTGCTTCCTTCTG GTGCTAGAATTGGTCATCGGTCATTGCTGAGATACTATAAGCAACATTTTGGTACCTCTAGAGCAGTGGCTGTGACTGGAACTCGCCGTGTGCTGGGGAGATTGCTACAGCAGTACAAGGCCCTTGGTTGGACAAGTGAGCTTG CtaaagcagcatcacagagaAAGGAGCGTGATATGCAGTATGTGCAAAGAATGAAATCCAAGTGGATGCTAAAGACGGCAATGTCCAACAATGCAACAAAGCAGATGCACTTTAGACCTCAAGTTATATTTTAG